Proteins from a single region of Gemmatimonadaceae bacterium:
- the rpsR gene encoding 30S ribosomal protein S18 gives MRRPTKTCPFCETRVHFIDYKDDRALGRFITDHGKILPSRLSGVCARHQRQLSTAIKRARYLALIPYIRGMQS, from the coding sequence ATGCGTCGACCGACCAAGACCTGCCCATTCTGCGAGACGCGCGTTCACTTCATCGATTACAAGGACGATCGCGCGCTCGGCCGCTTCATCACCGATCACGGCAAGATCCTGCCGAGCCGTCTCAGCGGCGTCTGTGCGCGCCATCAGCGCCAACTGTCGACGGCGATCAAGCGTGCGCGGTATCTCGCGCTCATTCCGTACATCCGCGGCATGCAAAGCTGA
- a CDS encoding DUF2232 domain-containing protein, producing MTTPDTSVTSVPVAAGERGWRKLILALVAFVLVPQIPHLRAILPIEQTIYLLVPALAACFLVGWWAGGRALLALGWVALAAWMMWQRPGLPDAFHNLERGWSLLLAGAFGMTCLFGERRPLFARALGALSIAIFLAIAMSTMGPVPVSAAKETIASEFVQRNAEYMSRINSVIGEHPKEWNDLVARFPTFASMPAETDKQLTTLSRVGLTVFPSLLALESLIALALAWAIYHRLSRARLGAPLRPLREFRFNDQLVWGLMVGLTIVVLPTLQSFRGVGRNLLVFFYALYAIRGLAVLAWFLAPGALAATFTVAFAMLWLPIVQYAAAAGFIVLLFASFVLGLGDTWADWRRRVRPTS from the coding sequence ATGACGACGCCCGACACGTCTGTCACATCAGTTCCCGTCGCGGCGGGAGAGCGAGGTTGGCGCAAGCTGATCCTCGCTCTCGTGGCATTCGTCCTCGTTCCACAGATCCCGCATCTGCGCGCAATTCTGCCCATCGAGCAAACGATCTACCTGCTCGTTCCCGCCCTGGCCGCCTGCTTTCTGGTCGGTTGGTGGGCAGGCGGACGCGCCTTGTTGGCGCTCGGTTGGGTCGCGCTTGCCGCGTGGATGATGTGGCAGCGGCCGGGCCTGCCGGATGCGTTTCACAACCTCGAACGTGGCTGGAGTCTTCTGCTGGCCGGTGCGTTCGGAATGACCTGTCTGTTCGGTGAGCGCCGTCCCCTCTTTGCCCGAGCGCTCGGTGCACTGTCGATTGCGATCTTCCTCGCAATTGCCATGAGTACGATGGGACCAGTGCCGGTGAGCGCGGCGAAGGAAACGATCGCGAGCGAGTTCGTGCAGCGAAATGCCGAGTACATGTCGCGCATCAATAGTGTCATTGGCGAACACCCCAAGGAGTGGAACGACCTGGTCGCGCGCTTTCCGACGTTCGCTTCGATGCCGGCGGAAACTGACAAGCAGCTGACGACGTTGTCGCGCGTCGGCCTAACGGTGTTCCCGTCGTTGCTGGCGCTCGAGTCCTTGATCGCGCTGGCGCTCGCGTGGGCGATCTATCATCGACTGAGCCGGGCGCGGCTCGGCGCGCCGTTACGACCTCTGCGCGAATTCCGTTTTAACGATCAGCTGGTCTGGGGCTTGATGGTTGGCCTCACGATCGTGGTCTTGCCGACATTGCAGAGCTTCCGTGGTGTCGGACGCAATCTTCTCGTCTTCTTCTACGCGCTCTACGCCATTCGCGGTCTTGCCGTGCTCGCGTGGTTCCTCGCGCCAGGTGCGCTCGCAGCGACATTCACCGTCGCGTTCGCGATGCTCTGGCTCCCGATCGTCCAGTATGCGGCCGCCGCGGGCTTCATCGTGCTGCTCTTCGCCTCATTCGTGCTTGGCCTCGGCGATACCTGGGCCGACTGGCGCCGGCGCGTACGTCCAACTTCGTGA
- the rpsF gene encoding 30S ribosomal protein S6: MSRQYEAVYVFDSQLEDAAINDRLGRFHALLGKAEDIQVNHWGRRQLAFPIKRRESGYYVVARFGVDSELLPEYERAIKLDDGILRHLLTLYEHELGAPPMSEEELAAANRRRDDEDEDEE; this comes from the coding sequence ATGTCCCGCCAATATGAGGCGGTGTATGTCTTCGATTCTCAACTCGAGGACGCCGCCATCAACGATCGGCTCGGCCGCTTCCACGCTCTCCTCGGTAAGGCCGAGGACATTCAGGTAAATCACTGGGGCCGCCGCCAGCTCGCATTTCCCATTAAGCGCCGCGAGAGCGGCTACTACGTTGTCGCCCGCTTCGGCGTCGACTCCGAGCTGCTCCCTGAGTACGAGCGCGCGATAAAGCTCGACGACGGGATCCTCCGCCATCTGCTCACCCTGTACGAACACGAGCTGGGCGCTCCACCGATGAGCGAAGAAGAGCTTGCCGCGGCGAACCGTCGCCGTGATGACGAAGACGAGGACGAGGAATAA
- the rplI gene encoding 50S ribosomal protein L9, which produces MEVILRHAVENLGKPGDVVKVKNGYARNYLLPHNLAYEATPGNLKRIQQERARLEAAEGQRRDSAQEVATKLEQVSLTFSARVGEEGKLFGSVTASDIAQQLDQQGFHVEKRQIDLHEPIKSLGVYRVPIRLHADVKPEIRVWVIKQ; this is translated from the coding sequence ATGGAAGTCATTCTTCGCCACGCCGTCGAGAACCTCGGCAAGCCGGGCGACGTCGTGAAGGTCAAAAACGGATACGCTCGCAATTACCTACTTCCTCACAACCTCGCGTACGAAGCGACGCCTGGAAATCTGAAACGCATCCAACAGGAACGTGCACGCCTCGAGGCTGCCGAAGGCCAGCGCCGCGATTCAGCGCAGGAAGTGGCGACGAAGCTCGAGCAGGTTTCGCTCACCTTCTCGGCGCGCGTTGGCGAAGAGGGAAAGTTGTTCGGTTCCGTGACTGCGTCGGATATCGCGCAGCAACTCGATCAGCAGGGCTTCCATGTCGAGAAGCGGCAGATCGACCTTCACGAGCCCATCAAGTCACTCGGCGTGTACCGGGTACCCATCCGATTGCACGCGGACGTGAAGCCCGAGATTCGAGTTTGGGTCATCAAACAGTAG